The Pseudomonas sp. PDM14 genomic interval TGTGGATGTCGGTGCCCGCTACAGCTTCGAGTCGCTGGGCAAGCCGGTGGTGGTGCGCGCCAACCTGGATAACCTGTTCGACGAGGACTACTGGGGCACGTCGACCGCCGGCTACCTGTACCTCGGCGCCGGCCGTACCCTGCAGTTGTCGGCCAGCGTGGATTTCTGATTTACCCGCAAGAGCCGGCTCCACGCTCTTCTGCCCCAGGCCTGCGTTCAAGGCTGACGGGCGCAAGCGCGTGGGCCGGTCATGAGAACCAAGCCTGATGAGAAGAACAACATGACCACCCGAGCCCTGCGCAACTGGTATCTGGTGCACAAGTGGACCAGTCTGATCTCCACGGTCTTTCTGCTGATGCTGTGCCTGACCGGCTTGCCGCTGATCTTCCATGAGGAGATCGAGCATTACTTCGAGCCGCACCCGGAACTGGGTCCATTACCTGCCGATGCGCCACGCATCGACTACGACCAGGTCATCGCCGGAGCGCTGGCAGCACGGCCCGGCGAGGTGGTGCGCTTCGTCGGCTTCGATACGGAAGACCCGCTTGGTGCCGTGTTTACCGCGCCGACCCTGGTGCCTCCGCCGCTGGACGCCCATGCCCAGCCGTTCGATACGCGCACCGGCAAGCTGTTTCCGCCGGAGCCGCCGGACGATGGCTTCATGAACCTGATGCTGCGCCTGCATACCGACATGTTCCTCGGCCTGCCCGGCTATCTGTTTCTCGGCTTCATGGGCCTGCTGCTGGTGGCCTCCCTGGTCTCCGGCGTGGTGGTCTACACGCCGTTCATGCGCAAGCTGGATTTCGCCACCGTGCGCACCACGCGCAGTTCGCGGCTGAAGTGGCTGGACCTGCACAACGTGCTCGGCATCGTCACCCTTGCCTGGGTGCTGGTGGTCGGCGTCACCGGGGTGATCAATACCCTGGCCCTGCCGATCCTCGGCCTGTGGCAAAACGGCCAACTGGCCGAGATGACTGCGCCATACAAGGACGCGCCGCCACTGACCTCGCCAGGTTCTCTGCACAAGGCGCTGGAAACCGCCCGTGCGGCAGCGCCGGAAATGGAGCCGGCGTTTGTCGCCTTCCCCGGCACCGATTTCAGCAGCCAGCACCATTACGCGGTGTTCATGCGCGGCGCCACGCCGGTGACCGAGCGCCTGCTCAAGCCGGCGCTGGTGGATGCGCAGACCGGCGAACTGACCGACATGCGCGAGATGCCCTGGTACGTGAAGACGTTGTTCCTCTCGCAGCCGCTGCACTTCGGTGACTACGGTGGCCTGCCGCTGAAGATCATCTGGACCGTGCTCGATCTGATCTCCATCGTCATCCTCGGCAGCGGCCTGTACCTGTGGCTGGG includes:
- a CDS encoding PepSY-associated TM helix domain-containing protein is translated as MTTRALRNWYLVHKWTSLISTVFLLMLCLTGLPLIFHEEIEHYFEPHPELGPLPADAPRIDYDQVIAGALAARPGEVVRFVGFDTEDPLGAVFTAPTLVPPPLDAHAQPFDTRTGKLFPPEPPDDGFMNLMLRLHTDMFLGLPGYLFLGFMGLLLVASLVSGVVVYTPFMRKLDFATVRTTRSSRLKWLDLHNVLGIVTLAWVLVVGVTGVINTLALPILGLWQNGQLAEMTAPYKDAPPLTSPGSLHKALETARAAAPEMEPAFVAFPGTDFSSQHHYAVFMRGATPVTERLLKPALVDAQTGELTDMREMPWYVKTLFLSQPLHFGDYGGLPLKIIWTVLDLISIVILGSGLYLWLGRRKAPLEKRLAELDAGGLTTEGGA